From one Lotus japonicus ecotype B-129 chromosome 3, LjGifu_v1.2 genomic stretch:
- the LOC130747726 gene encoding L-ascorbate oxidase homolog — protein MKLINEPPQLRALLSFCSTLLLLNLVHVSAEDPYRFFDWTITYGDIYPLGVKQQGILINGQFPGPEIYSVTNDNLVINVHNHLPEPFLLSWNGVQQRRNSYQDGVYGTTCPIPPGKNFTYNLQVKDQIGSFFYFPSLAFHKAAGGFGAIKILSRPRIPVPFPEPAADFSLLIGDWYQINHKKLKAVLDYGHRLPSPQAVLINGRANGTTLAFEQGKTYRIRVSNVGLQNTLNFRIQGHTMKLVEVEGTHTVQTTYSSIDVHVGQSYSVLVTADQAPKDYYIVASTRFTNRVLTSTGILHYSNSQQSVSGPIPGGPTTQIDWSLEQARSIRTNLTASGPRPNPQGSYHYGLINISRTIKLESSAAQVNNKQRYAINSVSFTPADTPLKLADYFNIGGVFQLGSIPDSPSGRPMYLDTSVMGADFRAFVEIVFQNHESIVQSYHIDGYSFWVVGMDGGEWTPASRNEYNLIDAVSRSTTQVYPKSWTAIYMALDNVGMWNIRSGFWARQYLGQQFYLRVYSPVGSIRDEYPIPKNALLCGKAAGRATRPQ, from the exons ATGAAGCTGATCAATGAGCCACCGCAACTACGTGCCCTGTTGAGCTTCTGCTCAACATTGCTTCTTTTGAACCTTGTTCATGTTTCTGCTGAGGACCCTTATCGATTCTTTGATTGGACTATCACCTATGGAGACATATATCCCCTCGGAGTTAAACAACAG GGCATTCTTATCAATGGCCAATTTCCAGGCCCTGAAATCTACTCTGTCACCAATGACAATTTGGTCATCAATGTGCACAATCACTTGCCCGAGCCGTTTCTTCTATCATG GAATGGTGTTCAGCAAAGGAGAAATTCATACCAAGATGGAGTTTATGGAACTACATGCCCCATTCCTCCTGGCAAGAACTTCACCTACAATCTTCAAGTCAAAGACCAAATTGGAAGCTTCTTCTATTTCCCATCTCTTGCTTTCCACAAGGCAGCTGGTGGCTTTGGTGCCATCAAAATCCTCAGCAGGCCAAGGATTCCAGTTCCCTTCCCAGAACCAGCGGCTGATTTCTCCCTTCTTATTGGAGATTGGTACCAGATTAATCATAAG AAGCTGAAGGCAGTTCTAGATTATGGACACAGACTTCCATCCCCTCAAGCTGTTCTTATTAATGGCCGTGCAAATGGTACAACATTGGCATTTGAACAAG GGAAAACATATAGGATTAGAGTATCAAATGTTGGACTTCAAAACACTCTGAACTTTAGAATTCAAGGCCACACCATGAAATTGGTCGAAGTTGAGGGAACTCACACTGTACAAACAACTTATTCTTCAATAGATGTTCATGTGGGACAGTCTTATTCTGTGCTTGTCACAGCTGATCAAGCACCTAAGGACTACTACATTGTTGCTTCCACACGTTTCACCAACAGGGTTCTCACAAGCACTGGCATCCTTCACTATAGTAACTCCCAGCAATCAGTTTCAGGCCCAATTCCTGGCGGACCAACTACTCAGATCGATTGGTCCCTCGAACAAGCTCGGTCAATCAG GACAAACTTGACTGCTAGTGGACCAAGACCAAATCCACAAGGCTCCTACCACTATGGTCTCATAAACATCAGCAGGACAATCAAGCTAGAGAGCTCAGCAGCACAAGTCAACAACAAGCAGAGATATGCAATCAACAGTGTTTCTTTCACACCAGCTGACACTCCTTTGAAGCTAGCTGATTACTTCAACATTGGTGGTGTTTTCCAACTTGGAAGCATCCCAGATAGCCCTTCTGGTAGACCAATGTATCTTGACACATCCGTCATGGGTGCTGATTTTCGAGCCTTCGTCGAGATCGTGTTTCAGAACCATGAAAGCATCGTCCAGAGCTACCACATTGATGGATACTCATTTTGGGTTGTAGG AATGGACGGTGGCGAGTGGACACCAGCGAGTCGTAACGAGTACAACCTCATAGATGCAGTGTCAAGGAGCACAACACAG GTATATCCTAAATCATGGACTGCAATTTACATGGCACTAGACAATGTGGGAATGTGGAATATAAGGAGTGGATTTTGGGCAAGACAGTACCTTGGGCAACAGTTCTATTTGCGTGTGTATTCACCAGTTGGTTCAATCAGGGATGAATATCCAATTCCAAAGAATGCTCTTCTTTGTGGCAAAGCTGCAGGTAGAGCAACCAGACCACAATGA
- the LOC130747729 gene encoding uncharacterized protein LOC130747729, translating into MGGRTHQKSDSEVTSNSMEQSSSSPPRSPPRRPLYYVQSPSNHDVEKMSYGSSPVGSPAHHHFQYYLSSPIHHSRESSTSRFSASLKNPLPLRHQNHQPLSSWKKLHHQTDDDLDDDDENDAVYDSTRNIRLYFCFFLLFVLLFTTFSLILWGASKSYKPRVIIKSIVFENLNVQSGSDGSGVQTDMLSLKSTVRMSYRNRGTFFGVHVTSTPFQLSYFQLTVASGQMKEFYQRRNSHRNLTVVVTGHQVPLYGGVSELGNIKEHLDRVALPLNLTFVVRSRAFILGRLVKSKFYRRIRCSVTLHGNKLGKPLHLKDSCVYK; encoded by the exons ATGGGAGGAAGAACGCATCAAAAATCGGACTCAGAGGTGACAAGCAACAGCATGGAGCAATCTTCGTCGTCCCCGCCGCGTTCCCCTCCCCGGCGGCCACTGTACTACGTCCAAAGCCCTTCCAACCACGACGTCGAGAAGATGTCATACGGTTCAAGTCCGGTAGGCTCCCCTGCGCACCACCACTTCCAATACTACCTCTCCTCCCCCATCCACCACTCTCGTGAGTCCTCCACCTCTCGCTTCTCCGCCTCCCTCAAAAACCCCCTTCCTCTCCGCCACCAAAACCACCAACCACTCTCCTCATGGAAGAAGCTTCACCACCAAACCGACGACGATCTCGACGACGACGACGAGAACGACGCCGTTTACGACTCCACGCGAAACATCCGGTTGTACTTCTGCTTCTTCTTGCTCTTCGTGCTTCTCTTCACCACATTCTCGTTGATCCTGTGGGGTGCAAGCAAGAGCTACAAGCCTCGTGTAATCATCAAG AGCATAGTGTTTGAGAATTTGAATGTACAATCGGGGAGCGATGGGTCAGGGGTACAAACAGATATGTTGTCGTTGAAATCAACGGTGAGGATGTCTTACAGGAATCGTGGTACTTTCTTTGGTGTTCATGTCACTTCAACCCCTTTTCAGCTGAGCTATTTCCAGCTCACAGTTGCCTCAGGCCAG ATGAAGGAGTTCTATCAAAGAAGGAACAGTCACCGGAATTTAACAGTAGTGGTGACGGGACACCAGGTTCCACTGTATGGTGGTGTCTCAGAACTTGGAAATATTAAAGAGCACTTGGACAGAGTCGCGTTGCCGCTGAACCTGACATTTGTAGTGAGATCAAGGGCTTTCATCTTGGGAAGATTGGTTAAGTCTAAATTCTATCGAAGAATCAGATGCTCTGTCACTTTGCATGGGAACAAGCTTGGAAAGCCTCTTCATTTGAAGGATTCATGTGTCTACAAGTGa
- the LOC130745080 gene encoding uncharacterized protein LOC130745080 — translation MVTRSGANGERNHVQQNNVPPDVLQRIMDDLNELRQHNQQLQNQLTDINQTQGLREGDRRMAETVVDFQPFTEEIANTAVPDNLKTLKLDSYYGDSDPKDHLVYFNTKMVIVGASDALKCKMLPSTFKKSAMIWFTTLPSRSIVNFTELSTKFLSQFSTSRAQKVTPATLFNVRQGPNETLQSYMGRFNQLSVHLEDKMPEICIAAFELGLKPGGLNSNLSRKPVETMVHLRERVQGYIREEQSDRIKNNRPNAAVPGQKQQFETKKGAVADQYSKGWTERGNAGYNNRNRYDGRFENRSNLKNRAQPYGVRGVSPDKNVPAR, via the exons atggtgactcgatccggggcgaacggagagaggaatcatgttcaacaaaataatgttcctcccgatgttcttcagcggatcatggacgatctcaatgaacttcgtcaacataatcaacagttacagaatcaacttactgatatcaatcagactcagggtttacgagagggcgatcgaagaatggctgagacggtggtggactttcaaccttttacagaggaaatagcgaacACTGCCGTCCCAGACAATTTAAAGACATTGAAACTTGACTCTTACTATGGCGATtcagatccaaaggaccatttagtgtatttcaacacgaaaatggtcattgtaggcgcatcagacgcgttgaagtgcaaaatgttgccatcaacttttaagaaatcggcgatgatttggtttacaactctaccgtcaaggtcaattgtcaatttcactgaattatctacaaagttcttgtctcagttttctaccagtcgtgcacaaaaagtaactccggcgacattatttaatgttcgtcaaggaccaaatgagactttgcagtcttacatggggcgtttcaatcaattatctgttcatttggaggataaaatgccagaaatttgcattgcagcttttgaattgggcttgaagccgggtggtttgaacagtaatttgagtagaaaacctgtggagacaatggtgcatttgcgcgaaagggtacaaggatacatcagggaggagcagagtgatcggatcaagaacaaccgcccgaatgcagcggttccagggcagaaacagcagtttgagacgaagaagggagcggttgcagatcaatattcgaagggatggaccgaaCGTGGCAACGCAGGGTATAACAATCGTAACCGTTATGACGGACGATTTGAGAATCGTTCTAATTTaaaaaatcgtgctcaaccgtatggagtgcgtgg ggtaTCACCAGATAAGAATGTACCAGCCCGATGA
- the LOC130747727 gene encoding signal recognition particle 43 kDa protein, chloroplastic has product MEAVFLTKPSSSSHLKFKPPPNPNFLFPHHRQSLPIRRRKPLHFPAISAALQNQQEAPNDTAQEDESYGEVKRIIGSRALPDATAMEYLIEWKDGHAPSWVPADFIANDVLAEYETPWWTAARKADEAALKNILDTGDDRDVDAVDTEGRTALLFVAGLGSEPCVKVLAEAGANIDHRDNAGGMAALHMAAGYVRPGVAKLLLELGADPEVEDKRGRTALDLARELLNATPKGNPMQFGRRVGLEGVVRVLEGAVFEYAEVEEILERRGKGENLEYLVRWKDGGGNEWVNARFVAEDLVRDYEAGLEYAVAEAVVGRRVGDEGKLELLVKWVDLEQPTWEPEENVDPELVKLYEQSNNQAQPSSNGPASNQDGPETL; this is encoded by the coding sequence ATGGAAGCTGTTTTCCTCACcaaaccttcttcttcttctcacctCAAATTCAAACCACCTCCAAACCCCAACTTCCTCTTTCCCCACCACCGCCAATCTCTCCCCATCCGCCGCCGCAAACCCCTTCACTTCCCCGCCATCTCCGCCGCACTCCAAAACCAGCAGGAAGCCCCCAATGACACTGCTCAAGAAGATGAATCCTACGGCGAAGTCAAACGAATCATCGGCAGCAGAGCCCTTCCCGACGCCACCGCCATGGAGTATCTCATCGAGTGGAAAGACGGCCACGCGCCGTCCTGGGTCCCCGCTGATTTCATCGCAAACGACGTCCTCGCCGAGTACGAAACCCCCTGGTGGACCGCCGCAAGGAAAGCCGACGAGGCCGCGCTTAAAAACATCCTAGACACCGGCGATGACCGCGACGTCGACGCTGTTGACACCGAAGGCCGCACCGCACTCCTCTTCGTCGCTGGACTCGGCTCAGAGCCCTGCGTGAAGGTGCTAGCAGAAGCCGGCGCGAACATCGACCACCGCGACAACGCCGGTGGGATGGCGGCGCTGCACATGGCGGCGGGGTATGTAAGGCCTGGCGTGGCGAAGCTGCTGCTGGAGCTGGGCGCGGATCCGGAGGTGGAGGATAAACGCGGGAGGACGGCGTTGGATCTGGCGAGGGAGCTGCTGAATGCGACGCCGAAGGGGAACCCGATGCAATTTGGGCGGAGAGTGGGGCTGGAAGGGGTGGTTAGGGTTTTGGAAGGGGCGGTGTTCGAGTACGCGGAGGTGGAGGAGATATTGGAGCGGAGGGGGAAGGGTGAGAATTTGGAGTATCTCGTGCGGTGGAAGGACGGTGGTGGAAACGAGTGGGTGAATGCGAGGTTTGTGGCGGAGGATCTGGTGAGGGATTACGAGGCGGGGCTGGAGTACGCGGTGGCGGAGGCGGTGGTTGGCCGGAGAGTTGGGGATGAGGGGAAGTTGGAGCTGTTGGTTAAGTGGGTTGATTTGGAACAGCCCACTTGGGAGCCCGAGGAGAATGTGGATCCTGAGCTTGTTAAGCTCTATGAGCAAAGTAACAATCAAGCCCAGCCCAGTAGTAATGGGCCTGCTTCGAATCAGGATGGCCCAGAAACTTTGTAA